In Quadrisphaera sp. RL12-1S, the genomic stretch CATCGCGGCGACGGCGCTGTCCAGGACGATGGCACACGCACCCATCTGCCGGCCGAAGGCCGCCGTCATGAACTCCTCGACCACCGCGGTCACGTCGGGGGAGGTGGGTGCGAAGCCGCGGTCGTCCGCGACCAGGGTCCACCCCGGACGGGCGGACGCGATGAAGGCGGTGAACTCCTTCAGGGCACCCTTGGCGAAGTCCACCGTCCAGCCTCCGCTGCAGATGATCTCGCCGCTGTTGCGCGCCGTGTCCCACGACTGGCGGTACACCGGTGCGGCGCCGTCACTGGGAGGCAGCTGGACCCCGGCGACGACGTCCTGCAGGGCAGCGACGACCGACGTCAGCTCTGCCACGGCGCGGTGGTTGAGACCGGCCGCTGTCCGGGTGGTCGCCGTCTGCTGCTCCAGGTCTGCAGTCGCGCGAGCGATCGCGCTCGCCTGCTGGGAGACCAGGGCGGTGGTCGCGTTGACCTCGGCCAGGGTCATGGACTGCTCCTCGACCGCGGCAGCGATGGACTGCTGGAAGGCCGCGATGCGCTCGACCACGTCGCTGACAGCCTTGATGGAGTGCACCGCCTTGACGGAGTCGTCCTGGATCTGCGCCACGGTGCTGCTGATCTCTTCGGTGGCCTTGGCCGTCTCGCGGGCGAGGTCCTTGACCTCGGAAGCGACGACGGCGAAGCCCTTGCCCGACTCCCCGGCGCGAGCGGCCTCGATGGTGGCGTTCAGAGCCAGGAGGTTCGTCTGCTCAGCGATCGCGGAGATGGTGGCCACCACGTCGCCGATGCGAGCGGATGACGCGTCCAGCACTGTCATGATCCCGGAAGCCGCGGTGACGGCGACCACGCCGTCACGTGCGGCGCCTGCGGCGTCCTCAGCGTTGTGAGCGATCTCAGCGATCGCCTGCTGGAGCTGGCCACCGGCGGAAGCCATGACGGCGGCCTTCTCGGAGACGTCGCTCGCGGATCGGGCGATGGTGGCCACGTTGGTGGCAGCCTGGTTGACCTTCGCGTCGATGGTCCGCCCGGAATGGGTCATCTCCTCGCCAGCGATGCTGAGCAGCGCCGCGTGCCCGCCGAGCGGGCGCAGCTTGTCCACCAGGTCACGCGGAGCACCCACGGCGGTGAGGTCTCCACGGCTGAGGGCCTCAGTGAGTTCGTCGCGGACGCGCTCCTGTGCCTGCCAGCGGCTGCCGCAGCGCAGCACCAGCACGCCGTTGAGAGCCGCGGCGAGAACAGCGACCACGGACACCAGGGCCGCTCCCGGGCCCCACACCGACACCAGCCACAGCGCCATGGGGGTTGCGGCGACGACGAGCGCCGCCCCGCGTCCAGTCCTCGCAAGACCCGACATCATCTGCTCCTCAGCTCATCACCCGGTCGTTGGCCGTCTCTCTCGCTCACGTCCTTCGGCGTCCTCGGCCTGGAACTTGACCGGCGGTGCTGGTTCTCCTGTCGTCCGTCGATGACCAGTCGTCCGGGCGGGCGGTGTCCTCCTGCCCCGCCAGCCGTTGCTCTGCACCGGCAGCGACGAGCCACGCCGG encodes the following:
- a CDS encoding methyl-accepting chemotaxis protein is translated as MSGLARTGRGAALVVAATPMALWLVSVWGPGAALVSVVAVLAAALNGVLVLRCGSRWQAQERVRDELTEALSRGDLTAVGAPRDLVDKLRPLGGHAALLSIAGEEMTHSGRTIDAKVNQAATNVATIARSASDVSEKAAVMASAGGQLQQAIAEIAHNAEDAAGAARDGVVAVTAASGIMTVLDASSARIGDVVATISAIAEQTNLLALNATIEAARAGESGKGFAVVASEVKDLARETAKATEEISSTVAQIQDDSVKAVHSIKAVSDVVERIAAFQQSIAAAVEEQSMTLAEVNATTALVSQQASAIARATADLEQQTATTRTAAGLNHRAVAELTSVVAALQDVVAGVQLPPSDGAAPVYRQSWDTARNSGEIICSGGWTVDFAKGALKEFTAFIASARPGWTLVADDRGFAPTSPDVTAVVEEFMTAAFGRQMGACAIVLDSAVAAMQMQRSVDATGAPIVVVTSVEEARAALASRAVADA